A region of the Gemmatimonas sp. UBA7669 genome:
CCGCCGGCCCGACCGAGCGGGCTGCCCAGCGCGTCTTCGATGCTGAGACCCACCGAGAGCAGCATGGGGCGCGAACGATAGTAGGCGCCGGCGCCGTCGTGCGTGCCATTCAGCAGCGAGCCCAGAATGGTCTGCGCCATGTCATGGCCGCGGGCCGAGAACTGGTAGAGCACCTGATGCTCGCGCGGCGTCGTGGCGCGATTGCGGTTGGTGCTTTCTTCCACGTCGTCGAGCGCACGCGAGACCAGCGTGTGGTAGGCGATGCGACGCCAGTCGAAGCCGGCGCGCGGCGCGCGATCGGCGCTGGCGGACCTGGACGACGCGACGTCGGTCTTGGCGGGGCGAACTGCGGTCTTGGAAGGCATAGACCCGTAATTTGCCCCGATGACCCCTCAATCGGGAGTTTGTCGCTGGGCCCAGAGTGCGTTGGGCGCCACCGCGCGGGCGGCGGTGATGGCGAGACGGGTGACGGTGGTGATTGTGGGCACCCCCACACCGACGGCCACCAGCAGCAGGTTGGCGGCCAGCCACCAGGTGGTCCAGCGTTGCACCAGGTCACGACTGCCGCGCATGACAAACAGCACGGCCGCCGCACCGTTGACCACAAACAGGCCGGCCAGGGCCCAGGAGAAGGCCGACCAGCCGACTGCAGCCAGCCACTGCATGAGCACCGTATCCATGGACACGCTCCGCGAGGTGGGACGACAGGGCTAGAGTACGGCGTGAATCGAGGAAAAGCGAGACCAGACGTGCCGGCTGTGCGTGAAGCCTTGCTCAGGCCGGGCTGCAGGGCCCGTGGCCTGCGCCACTTGACTATCTTTCAGGAATGTCTGCTTCCTCCTCCCTCCTCCTCGAGCAGGCCGACGGCGTGCTGCTGATCACGCTCAATCGGCCCGACGTTCTCAACAGCTTCACCCTGGAGATGGCCGAGGCGCTGCAAGCGGCGCTGGCCTATGCGGCGCGCGACGAAAGTGTGCGGGCGGTGGTGCTCACCGGCGCCGGTCGCGGCTTCTGCGCCGGTCAGGATCTGGCCGAGGCCCTGCCCAAGGGCGACGGGCCCATGCCCGACATCGGCGAGATCGTGGTCAAGTGCTACAACCCCATCATCCGCGCCATTCGCTCTCTGGAGAAACCGGTGCTCTGCGCGGTCAACGGCATTGCCGCCGGCGCGGGCGCCAATCTGGCCTTTGCCTGTGACCTCACCTGGGCTGCAGACGATGTGAGTTTCGTGGAAAGCTTTGCCAAGCTGGGGCTCATTCCCGACACGAGTGGCACCTTCTTTGTACCGCGTCTCGTGGGACATCAGCGCGCTACTGGCATGTTCTTCCTGGCTGAAAAGCTGCCGGCCACCAAGGCGCGCGATTGGGGACTCATCTGGGATGTCGTGCCCAAGGCCGAGCTGCTGGACACGGTCATGAAGGTGGCGCGTCAATTGGCCTCGCAGGCTACGCGTGGTTTTGGTCTCACCAAGCGCGCGCTGCTGGCCAGTGCGGCCAACGGGCTCGACGCGCAGCTCGATGTGGAAGCCGCTTGCATGACCGAGGCGGGGAAGACGGCGGACTACGCCGAGGGTGTGCGCGCGTTCCTCGAGAAGCGCGCGCCCGTGTACCGCGGCGCCTGAGATGGGTATGCACATTCGCAAGATTGGTGTGGTGGGCGCAGGAGCCATGGGCGCGGGCATCGCGCAGGTGGCCGCGCAGTTCCGCCACGAGGTGGTGCTCTGCGACGCGCATCCCATGGCCTTGGTGCGCGCGCGTGCCGCCCACGAGAAGGCCATGGCGCGCGAGGTGGAGAAGCAGCGCCTTACGCAGGAAGAAGCCGACGCCGTTTTGGCCCGCTTCAGCTACGTGGAAGGCACCTCGCTTGGTGATCTGGCGCCGCTGGCCGAGTGTGATCTGGTCATCGAGGCCATCGTGGAGCAGCTCGGGCCCAAGCAGGAGTTGCTGCGCACGCTCGAGTCGGTGGTGCGCCCCGATGCGGTGCTGGCCTCCAATACCTCGTCGCTGTCCATTGCGGCGTTGGCGGGTGCGTGTCGACACAAGAGCCGCGTGGTGGGTCTGCACTTCTTCAATCCGGCGCCCATCATGCCGCTGGTGGAAGTCATCCCCGCCATCACCACCAGCGCCGAGGTGGCGACCGCGGTGCGCGCGCTGGCCGACGGCTGGCGCAAGGTCACGGTCATCGCCTCCGACACGCCGGGATTCATCGTGAACCGTGTGGCACGGCCGTACTACGGCGAGGCCATGCGCATGCGTGAAGAAGGCGTGGCCGACTGCGCCACGATTGACTGGGCGCTCAAGACCATCGGCGGCTTCCGCATGGGGCCGTTCGAGCTCACCGACTTCATTGGTCACGACGTGAACTTTGCCGTGACACGTTCGGTGTTCGACGCCATGTATGGCGACCCGCGCTATCGCCCCAGTCTGCAGCAGCAGCGTCTCGTGGAAGCGGGCTGGTTGGGCCGCAAGACGGGCCGCGGCTTCTACGACTACGCCGAGGGTGCGGTGCAGCCATCGCCGGTTGAAGATCCCGCGCTGGGGCAGGGCATCGTGGATCGGGTGCTGGCCATGCTCATCAACGAGGCGGTGGACGCGGTGCATGTGGGTGTGTGCAGCGTGGCCGATGTGGAGCTGGCCATGACCACGGGCGTCAACTATCCCAAGGGTCTCTTGGCCTGGGGCGACGAAATTGGCGCGGCCACGGTGCTCGCACGTTTGCAGTCGCTGCAGTTCGAGACGGGTGATGATCGCTACCGGCCCAGTGTGCGGTTGCGCCGGGCCGTGCAGGCGGGTGTGTCGCTGACGGATACGCGTCGGCTGTGAGCGGGTCGCCGACACACACGCCGGCTGAAGTCGTGGCGCATCTCATGCGCCGCGATGCGTTTTCGCAGTTGCTGGGCATGGAAGTGCTGGAGGCAAGCGAAGGCCGCGCCGTGCTGCGCATGGCGGTGCGCGAGGACATGGTGAACGGCTTTGGCACGCTGCACGGCGGCGCGTTGTTTTCGTTGGCCGATTCGGCCTTTGCCTTTGCCACCAACGGCGGCGGCACGCTGAGTGTGGCCATCGACATGCACCTCGGCATTCCCGTGGCCTCGTATCCGGGCGATGTGCTGGTGGCCGTGGCCGTGGAGCAGAGTCAGAGCAACCGCCTGGCCTTTGTCGACGTGACCGTGCGCAACCAGCGCGAGCAGATCGTGGGACATTTCCGCGGCACGGTGTATCGCACCACCAGGCAGCACGAACTGGCCTGAGCGCGTGCTAATGCGCCGGCCTGTTTCACACAGCAATCGACTGGCAAACCACCCCCACACGGGATGACGGCAAGATGACGGCGATGGGACGGACGGAGGCATGGATCGTGGACGGGGTGCGTACCCCGATCGGCAATCTTGGTGGGGCGCTGAGCGGTGTGCGCGCCGACGACCTGGGGGCACATGTCATTGCCGCGCTGGTGGCGCGTGTGCAGGAGGCCGCGCCGGGCTTTGATGTGTCGGCCATTGCCGACGTGGTCATGGGCTGCGCCAATCAGGCCGGCGAAGACAATCGCAACGTGGCGCGCATGGCGGGCCTGTTGGCCGGACTGCCGGTGTCGGTGCCGGGCGAAACCATCAACCGACTCTGTGCTTCAGGCCTCAACGCGGTGGCTTCGGCAGCGCGTGGCATCAAGGCGAGCGAGGGTGAGTTGTACGTGGCTGGCGGCGTGGAGAGCATGACACGTGCGCCGTTTGTCATGTCCAAGGGCAGCACACCCTTTGCGCGCGATGTGCAGCTCTTTGATACCAGTCTGGGTTGGCGCTTCGTGAACCCGCGCATGAAGGCCATGCACGGCACCGACAGCATGGGCGAGACGGCGGAGAACGTGGCGGCGCAGTATGGGGTGAGCCGCGCCGATCAGGACGCCTTTGCCGTGCGCTCGCAGCAGAAGGCCGCCGCCGCGCGCAGCAGCGGACGCTTTGCGCGCGAGATCGTGCCGGTAAGTGTGCCGCAGCGCAAGGGCGATCCGCTGGTGGTGGCGCAGGACGAATTTTTGCGGCCCGATACCACGGTGGACACGCTGGCCAAGCTCAAGCCGGCGTTTCGCACCGACGGGCAGGGCAGCGTGACCGCCGGCAACTCGAGCGGCCTCAACGACGGCGCGGCGGCCTTGCTGCTGGCGTCGGATGCGGCGCTGTCGCGCTTCGGTCTCAAGCCCCTGGCGCGTGTGGTGGCCAGCGCGGCCGCCGGCGTGGAGCCGCGCATCATGGGCATGGGCCCGGTGCCGTCCACACGCCTGGTGCTGGAGCGCGCGGGCCTCACGCTGGAGCAGATGGACGTGATCGAGCTCAACGAGGCCTTTGCCGCACAGTCGCTGGCCTGCCTGCGTGAACTGGGGCTGGCCGACGACGACGCCCGCGTGAACCCCAACGGCGGCGCCATTGCGCTGGGCCACCCGCTGGGTATGAGTGGCGCGCGTCTGGCGCTGACCGCTGCGCGTGAACTCGAGGCCCGTGGCGGCCGCTACGCGCTCTGCACCATGTGCATTGGTGTGGGGCAGGGCTACGCGATGATTCTCGAGCGCGCCGGAGTCTGAGTGGTACGCGCATGATTTACGAGTTCGACGGGTTCATTCCGGTGGTGCACGAGTCGGCCTTCGTGCATCCGCAGGCCGCGGTCACGGGCAACGTGATCATCGGCCGCGATGTGTACGTGGGTCCGGGTGCGGCCATTCGTGGCGACTGGGGCGGCATTGTCATCGAGGACGGCTGCAATGTGCAGGAGAACTGCACGTTGCACATGTTCCCCGGCGTGACCATGACGCTCGAAGCCGGCGCGCACATTGGTCACGGGGCCATTGTGCACGGCGCGCGCATTGGCGCCAACACGCTGGTGGGCATGAATGCCGTCATCATGGACAACGCGGTGGTGGGCTCGGGCTGCATTGTCGGCGCGCTGTGTTTTGTGCCGGCCGACATGATCATCCCGGACCGCAAGGTGGTGGTGGGCAACCCCGCCAAGATCGTGAAGGACGTGAGCGACGAGATGCTGGCCTGGAAGACCGACGGCACCGCGCTCTATCAGCAATTGCCGGCCGCCATGCGCGCGGGCTGGCGTCCCGTGGAACCATTGCGTGAACTGCCAGCCAACCGGCCCATGCAAAGCAGCATCCTGAAGACCTGGAACGAGACCCGCAAGGAGAAAGGCTGATGTCGACGCAGATGTACAAGTTGCAGAACTTCGCCGCCGGCGAGTGGGTGACCGGCACCGGTGCCATGACGTCGCTCGTCGATGCCGTGACCGGCGAAGTCATTGGCGAAACGTCTTCGGGTGGACTCGACTTCCAGGCCATGCTGGACTACGCGCGCCGCGTGGGTGGACCGGCGCTGCGCCGCTACACCTTCCATGAGCGCGCGCTGATGCTCAAGCGTATTGCCATCGCGCTCATGGCACGCAAGGAAGAGTTCTATCCGCTGTCGTACCACACGGGCGCCACGCGCACCGATTCGTGGGTGGACATCGAGGGCGGCATCGGCACCTTCTTTGCCTACGCCAGCCGTGGCCGCCGCGAGTTCACCAACGAGCGCTTCCACGTGGAGGGCCCCACCGAGCCGCTGTCCAAGAACGGCACCTTCGTGGGCCGGCACATTCTGGTGCCCATGGAAGGAGTGGCGGTGCACATCAATGCCTTCAACTTCCCGGTGTGGGGCATGCTCGAAAAGCTGGCTCCCGCGCTGCTGGCCGGTGTGCCTTGCGTGGTGAAGCCCAGCACCACGGGCAGTCACCTCACGCATGCGGTGTTCAAGGCCATTCTCGACACCAACGAACTGCCGGCCGGCGCGCTGCAGCTCATCTGCGGTGAAGCGCGCACCCTGCTGGACCATGTCACCGAGCAGGACGTGGTGGCCTTCACCGGCTCGGCGGCCACGGGTCAGAAGCTCAAGAGCCACGCGTCGGTCATGCGGCACTCCGTGCGCTTCAACATGGAAGCCGACTCGCTCAACTGCTGCATGCTGGGCCCCGACGCCGTGCCGGGCACCGAGGAGTTCGACTTGTTCGTCAAGGAAGTCGTGCGCGAGATGACCACCAAGGCCGGCCAGAAGTGCACGGCCATTCGCCGCACCATCGTGCCGGCCGGTCTCGAGGAGGCGGTCATTCAGGCCATCTCCAAGCGCCTTGGCACCACCACCATTGGCAACCCCACCACCGAAGGCGTGCGCATGGGGCCCCTGGCTTCGCGTGGACAGGTGACGTCGGTGAGTGAGAGTGCGGCGGCCATTCGTGCGGCCGCCGAGCGGGTGTATGGTGGCGGTGACTTTGCCGTGGTGGGTGCCGACCGCGAGAAGGGCGCGTTTTATGCGCCGGAGCTTTTGTACTGCGCCGACCCGTTGTCGCGTCTCGAGCCGCACGACATTGAAGCCTTTGGTCCGGTCAACACCATCATGCCGTATCGCGACCTGGGTGAGGCCGTGCAGTTGGCGCGCATGGGCAAGGGCTCGCTGGTGGGCTCACTGGTCACGCACGACCCCAAGGTGGCGCAGGAAGTCATTCTCGGTACGGCCTGCTGGCACGGCCGCATGCTGGTGCTCGATCGCACGAGCGCCAAGGAAAGCACGGGCCACGGCTCGCCGCTGCCCAACCTGGTGCATGGTGGACCGGGTCGCGCCGGTGGTGGCGAGGAAATGGGCGGCGCGCGTGGTGTCACGCACTATCTGCAGCGTGTGGCCCTGCAGGGCAGCCCCAGCATGCTCACGGCCATTACGCGTGAGTGGACCAAGGGCGCCGAGGAGCACAAGGACGAGGTGCATCCCTTCCGCAAGACCTTCGACGAGCTGCAGGTGGGTGACACCATCATCACCAAGTCGCGCGAGATCACGCTGAAAGATGTGGAGGCCTTTGCCGCCTTGAGTGGTGACAAGTTCTACGCCCACATGAACGACGAGGAGGCGCGGTCGAACGGCGTGTTCGAGGGACGCGTGGCGCACGGCTATTTCATTGTGTCGGCGGCGGCGGGGTTGTTCGTGGACCCGGCGCTGGGCCCGGTGCTGGCCAACTACGGTCTCGAGAAACTGCGGTTCACCAAGCCCGTATATCCGGGGGACAGCATCCATGTGCGTCTCACCGTGAAGCAGAAGACGGCCAAGGACACGCCCGAGGGCACCATTCCGCAGGGGGTCGTGGAGTGGGACGTGGAAGTGTTCAACCAGCACAACGAGCCGGTGGCGGTGTACAGCATCCTCACCCTTGTGGCTCGGCAACGTGCGGCCGCGCAGGCCGCCTGATCTTTCTCCATGACCACCACCACTGCCACCCGCAAGATCGATCGTTCCATCGTTGAGGGGCCCATCGGTCCTGCGGTGTGGAAGGTGGCCTGGCCCACAGTGCTGCAGAACGTCATCGGGGGCTTGCAGGGCATGATCGACCACGCGCTGGTGGGGCATTTCGTGGGCTATGCCGCGAATGCCGCCATCGGTGTGGGCTTCCAGATCTTCCTGGTGGTCATGGTGTTCATCTCCTCGCTGTTCAGCGGCATGGGCGTGCTGGTGTCACGCTTTGCCGGTGCGGGCGACGAGGCGGGCATGAACCGCGCGGCCTCGCAGGCCTTTCTGCTGGCGCTGGTGCTGTCGGTGGGGGTGCTGGCGCCGGTGGGCTACTTTGCCGCGCCCTGGCTGTTGAGCCTCGTGAACGCGGCGCCCAACGTGGAAGCCGAGGCGCTGCCGTTTCTGCGCATCATGTTCGTGTTCGGCTTTGGCATGATGATGTTCTTCATGCTGGGCGGGGCGCTGCGTTCGGCGGGTGATGCCAAGACCCCCATGCGTCTGGGCATTGGCCTCACCATTGGCAACATCACGTTCAACGTGCTGCTCATTCGTGGTTACGGCCCGTTCCCCGAGATGGGTACGGCCGGTGCGGCGGCGGGCATGATGATATCGAGCGGCCTGGTGGCGCTGTATGCCATTCGCATGCTGTTCAGCGGCAAGTGGGTGATTGATTTCCGCGGCATGTCGTGGAAGCCCGACTGGGAAATCATTCGTGCGCTGTTCCGCTTTGGATTGCCCACGGGTTTGCAGGGCATTGCCATGAACGTGGCGGGTGTGATGCTGCTGCGTTTCATTGGCAGTACGGCGCAGAGCGCCGAGGCCCAGGCCGCGTATGCCGTGGGTTACACCGAGTTGTTTTCGCTGGTGACCTGGACCAGTGTGGGCCTCATGGGTGCGGCGGCCACGGTGGCGGGGCAGAACCTGGGCGCGGGCTATCCTGAGCGCAGCCGCTTGGCGGTGCGGCATGCCGCGCGCATTGGGTTGGGAATTGCCATCACGGTGGGTGTGCTGTTCGTGGCGGTGCCGGCGCAGTTGCTCGGACTGTTCGGTATGGACGACCCGAACGTGGTGCGCATTGGCCGCACGCTGCTGGCGTATTTGAGCGTGTCGGGTTTGTTCATCACCGTGGCCCTGACGTTTACGGGTGGTTTGCAGGGCACGGGTGATACGCGGAGTCCGCTGTTCATCACCCTGGCGTCGCAGTTCGCGCTGCCCATCGGGTATCTGACATTTGTGCAGAGCATGCGGCCGCTGCAGCCGACGGACATCTGGCTGGCGATTGTGATGGGGCACGCGACGCGGTGTGCGTTGAGCGTGTGGCGGTTCGAGCAGGGGAAGTGGCGGGGGATTCAGTTGGGGTTGCGGGGGGCGTAGGGGCGGTTCGGTTCGCGCCCCGGCCTGGTGGCGCGAATGGCTGAGTTCGGTAAGATGATTTGGAGTCGCTGGACGCGAGAGCCGGTGCTTGTTGTGGGTGGGGTGGGCGCTGCTCTCTCTCGGACAGCTCCCGTTAGACTGCGATAACCGCAGTCTAACGCGGGCTGGCGGATGCGGTGTTTCGGGCCGTAAGTTGGCGGAAGTCAACGGGATTGCGCTTAGCCTGCTCGTGAAACTAGAGGTTGTTATGCTGCAGAATCGAGCGGTCGAAGCGCCGTGGCGCAGCAGTTTGGCGCAGTCCATTTAGCGTTACGCGGCAAAGGAGACCTTTGATGACAAGAACCGCCTACGTCGCGCTGTCCGTTCTCAGCCTGTGGACTCCATTGTTGGTTGGTGCTCAAGGCGAATTCTCAGAACGTGCTACGGGCTTCGGAACTCGAATCTCTCTCCCCGCCACTTGGCAGTTGGCATCCGACGCAGATCTGACTTCAAACCGTGAGGCCGCTCTGGCGCGAATGCGACGCGGCTCAACGCGAGATCTGAGGGAAATGGCAGCAAGCAACGAGAACACACCGCTGTTTCGTGCGAAGGATCCCACGGTGCCAGCCAATTCTGCGAACATGAACGTCACCGTCTCCCCCCAGATGACTTCGTCGACATTCGCAGAGATGAACTCTAAGGAGCTCGGCCAATTAATTGGCGAACTGTGCCAAACGCTTAGCCGGCAGGCGCGGGACATGGGTGGCACAGCTGAGTGTGTTCGACACGAACTCGTTACGCTTGAGAATCGCAAAGTGGTTGTCATCCAGCAGACAACTGTTGTTGCGCGTGCTGGGCTCGACAATCAGCGCACAGTAGTGCTGGTGCCTGCGCCAGGCCTCCTGTTCACGCTGAGCATTTCGCTGCGCCGGAAGGGCTTTGATCCAGCCATTCCTCGCGCAATCACAACGTCGCTCAAGTTGCCGGCCGATTTGAAGTGAACGGCGCGATCTCTGGGTGCCGCATAACGTTGCTGCTGCCGACAGGGCGTACAATGAGCGTGGCTGGCTCACTGCGTTCGCCGGCCGCATTGTTACTGGGCCCTGCGGCAGAGCTTTGCGTTGGGCAGCCCGCTCTCGTACCCCGTTCTGATCCTCTATGAAAGCGATCGCGTTCTTCAACAATAAGGGAGGCGTCGGCAAGACGACCCTCCTCTACCATGTCGCCCACGTCCTCGCCGAGGACGGGCACTCCGTGCTAATGGTCGACGCAGACAGCCAGTGCAACCTCACGGCTTACACGTTGTCTGAGAAGCAGATCGAAAAGGCTTGGGAAGACACAGGCAATAGCATCTGGCGGGCGATCGAACCGGTCGCCCGCACCATTGGAGATATTCGCAACCGGGCGCCGACGGCCGTCCGCACCAACCTCAGCATCCTTCCAGGCGACCTGCTGCTCTCGGAGTTCGAGGATCTTCTCGGCGAAACGTGGAACAGCGCGAAGGGCGGAAGCGAGGCGGCGCTCCGAGCCCAATCCGCACTTCATCGCGCGGTCATCGCAACGGCCGAGAAGGCCAAGGCGACGATAGTCCTGATCGACCTTGGTCCCAACCTCGGTGCGCTCAACCGAGCTATGTTGAGCGGAAGCGACTACTTCGTGGTTCCGGTCGCCCCTGACCTCTTTTCTATCCGGGGCACGGAGAATCTCGGGAGCAAGCTGGTGAAGTGGCGAAGGGAGTGGGATCAAGCGAACGCCGCTTGGACGGGGTCGGGCCTCGATCTACCGGATGGCAAGGCCAAGTTCGCCGGCTTCGTCACTCAGCAGCACAACCTTAGGAATACCTCCTCGGGTATGACGCAGGGGTGGCAGCTGTTCGGATCACGAATCGAGGGAGCAGTTCAGGAAAACATCGTCGATCCGCTTACGCCGCTCCACCAAGTCGTCTCCCACACCAGTCCCGGTTTCGAACTCTGCAAGATCCCCAACCTGCACAGCCTAATTCCGTATTCGCTGGAGGCACGCAAGCCAGTTTTCCTCTGTACCTCGGCTGACGGCCTGAAAGGGGCGCACATCGAAAAGGCCCGCGACAGTCGCACGCAATTCGAACCACTCGCCGCCACCTTGGCCGGCCTCTGAATCGCCACGGATGGCGCGTTACGCGGCCGCGGCTGGCCAACGTTGCTTGCTACTTACGAGCGGGCTTTGGTTGCGCTGGGCGCGCCCGCGCTTCTATTTGATCCGCTCGTAGGAGAAGCTCGGCGTTAGGTGTCACAATACCGAAAGCAATCAACCGTAAAGGCTACAGCGATGACCGCGCGCAAATCTGGACGGAAGAAGGTCTCAAGAACCTCTCCACGGGGCGCCCAAGGTGCCGCAACGAAGATCAAGCGGCCCTACCCGCGAGTGCCGCTAAAGAAGGCCCTTGAGGTGGTCGCCGCGATCAAGGATAAGAACGGTGGCAATCCACTCGAGCCAGCTTTGGTGGCAGAGTACTGCAATCTCTCTGCGACAAACAACGACTTCGTTTACCTGCTCTCTGCCGCAAGTCAGTTCGGCTTGACGACGGGGACGATTCGATCACAGGCAATAGCGCTTACTGATTTCGGTCGGCAACTCGCCTATGCAGGCTCGCCCACAGAGGAAGAAGCTCTCAAGAAGCAGGCGTTCCTGAACGTCGATCTTTTTCGAAGAGTTCTAGAGCACTATCGCGGTAGCCAGCTACCCGAACTCAAGTACCTCGGAAATACTCTCACCAAGCAGTTCGACCTGCCAGAACCTCTGCACGATGAGTTCTCACGGGTGTTTCGCGAGAATGCAGAGCACCTCGGACTGTCCACATACGACGGACAATCCGATAGCGGCGGGTCAGGGAACGGCGATCAAGCCTCGCACACAGCTACCGTGGTCATCGGGCAACCCAAGAAGCGCACCGGTAAAGTGTGCTTCGTGATCATGCCATTTAGTGAGCGAAGCGGACGATACCCAGCGGGCTTCTTTCTGGAGGTGCTTAACAGCCTCATCATTCCGGCCGCA
Encoded here:
- a CDS encoding 3-hydroxyacyl-CoA dehydrogenase NAD-binding domain-containing protein, which translates into the protein MHIRKIGVVGAGAMGAGIAQVAAQFRHEVVLCDAHPMALVRARAAHEKAMAREVEKQRLTQEEADAVLARFSYVEGTSLGDLAPLAECDLVIEAIVEQLGPKQELLRTLESVVRPDAVLASNTSSLSIAALAGACRHKSRVVGLHFFNPAPIMPLVEVIPAITTSAEVATAVRALADGWRKVTVIASDTPGFIVNRVARPYYGEAMRMREEGVADCATIDWALKTIGGFRMGPFELTDFIGHDVNFAVTRSVFDAMYGDPRYRPSLQQQRLVEAGWLGRKTGRGFYDYAEGAVQPSPVEDPALGQGIVDRVLAMLINEAVDAVHVGVCSVADVELAMTTGVNYPKGLLAWGDEIGAATVLARLQSLQFETGDDRYRPSVRLRRAVQAGVSLTDTRRL
- a CDS encoding MATE family efflux transporter, with protein sequence MTTTTATRKIDRSIVEGPIGPAVWKVAWPTVLQNVIGGLQGMIDHALVGHFVGYAANAAIGVGFQIFLVVMVFISSLFSGMGVLVSRFAGAGDEAGMNRAASQAFLLALVLSVGVLAPVGYFAAPWLLSLVNAAPNVEAEALPFLRIMFVFGFGMMMFFMLGGALRSAGDAKTPMRLGIGLTIGNITFNVLLIRGYGPFPEMGTAGAAAGMMISSGLVALYAIRMLFSGKWVIDFRGMSWKPDWEIIRALFRFGLPTGLQGIAMNVAGVMLLRFIGSTAQSAEAQAAYAVGYTELFSLVTWTSVGLMGAAATVAGQNLGAGYPERSRLAVRHAARIGLGIAITVGVLFVAVPAQLLGLFGMDDPNVVRIGRTLLAYLSVSGLFITVALTFTGGLQGTGDTRSPLFITLASQFALPIGYLTFVQSMRPLQPTDIWLAIVMGHATRCALSVWRFEQGKWRGIQLGLRGA
- a CDS encoding transferase hexapeptide repeat family protein, whose amino-acid sequence is MIYEFDGFIPVVHESAFVHPQAAVTGNVIIGRDVYVGPGAAIRGDWGGIVIEDGCNVQENCTLHMFPGVTMTLEAGAHIGHGAIVHGARIGANTLVGMNAVIMDNAVVGSGCIVGALCFVPADMIIPDRKVVVGNPAKIVKDVSDEMLAWKTDGTALYQQLPAAMRAGWRPVEPLRELPANRPMQSSILKTWNETRKEKG
- a CDS encoding ParA family protein yields the protein MKAIAFFNNKGGVGKTTLLYHVAHVLAEDGHSVLMVDADSQCNLTAYTLSEKQIEKAWEDTGNSIWRAIEPVARTIGDIRNRAPTAVRTNLSILPGDLLLSEFEDLLGETWNSAKGGSEAALRAQSALHRAVIATAEKAKATIVLIDLGPNLGALNRAMLSGSDYFVVPVAPDLFSIRGTENLGSKLVKWRREWDQANAAWTGSGLDLPDGKAKFAGFVTQQHNLRNTSSGMTQGWQLFGSRIEGAVQENIVDPLTPLHQVVSHTSPGFELCKIPNLHSLIPYSLEARKPVFLCTSADGLKGAHIEKARDSRTQFEPLAATLAGL
- the pcaF gene encoding 3-oxoadipyl-CoA thiolase: MTAMGRTEAWIVDGVRTPIGNLGGALSGVRADDLGAHVIAALVARVQEAAPGFDVSAIADVVMGCANQAGEDNRNVARMAGLLAGLPVSVPGETINRLCASGLNAVASAARGIKASEGELYVAGGVESMTRAPFVMSKGSTPFARDVQLFDTSLGWRFVNPRMKAMHGTDSMGETAENVAAQYGVSRADQDAFAVRSQQKAAAARSSGRFAREIVPVSVPQRKGDPLVVAQDEFLRPDTTVDTLAKLKPAFRTDGQGSVTAGNSSGLNDGAAALLLASDAALSRFGLKPLARVVASAAAGVEPRIMGMGPVPSTRLVLERAGLTLEQMDVIELNEAFAAQSLACLRELGLADDDARVNPNGGAIALGHPLGMSGARLALTAARELEARGGRYALCTMCIGVGQGYAMILERAGV
- the paaI gene encoding hydroxyphenylacetyl-CoA thioesterase PaaI translates to MSGSPTHTPAEVVAHLMRRDAFSQLLGMEVLEASEGRAVLRMAVREDMVNGFGTLHGGALFSLADSAFAFATNGGGTLSVAIDMHLGIPVASYPGDVLVAVAVEQSQSNRLAFVDVTVRNQREQIVGHFRGTVYRTTRQHELA
- the paaZ gene encoding phenylacetic acid degradation bifunctional protein PaaZ, translated to MSTQMYKLQNFAAGEWVTGTGAMTSLVDAVTGEVIGETSSGGLDFQAMLDYARRVGGPALRRYTFHERALMLKRIAIALMARKEEFYPLSYHTGATRTDSWVDIEGGIGTFFAYASRGRREFTNERFHVEGPTEPLSKNGTFVGRHILVPMEGVAVHINAFNFPVWGMLEKLAPALLAGVPCVVKPSTTGSHLTHAVFKAILDTNELPAGALQLICGEARTLLDHVTEQDVVAFTGSAATGQKLKSHASVMRHSVRFNMEADSLNCCMLGPDAVPGTEEFDLFVKEVVREMTTKAGQKCTAIRRTIVPAGLEEAVIQAISKRLGTTTIGNPTTEGVRMGPLASRGQVTSVSESAAAIRAAAERVYGGGDFAVVGADREKGAFYAPELLYCADPLSRLEPHDIEAFGPVNTIMPYRDLGEAVQLARMGKGSLVGSLVTHDPKVAQEVILGTACWHGRMLVLDRTSAKESTGHGSPLPNLVHGGPGRAGGGEEMGGARGVTHYLQRVALQGSPSMLTAITREWTKGAEEHKDEVHPFRKTFDELQVGDTIITKSREITLKDVEAFAALSGDKFYAHMNDEEARSNGVFEGRVAHGYFIVSAAAGLFVDPALGPVLANYGLEKLRFTKPVYPGDSIHVRLTVKQKTAKDTPEGTIPQGVVEWDVEVFNQHNEPVAVYSILTLVARQRAAAQAA
- a CDS encoding enoyl-CoA hydratase-related protein; the encoded protein is MSASSSLLLEQADGVLLITLNRPDVLNSFTLEMAEALQAALAYAARDESVRAVVLTGAGRGFCAGQDLAEALPKGDGPMPDIGEIVVKCYNPIIRAIRSLEKPVLCAVNGIAAGAGANLAFACDLTWAADDVSFVESFAKLGLIPDTSGTFFVPRLVGHQRATGMFFLAEKLPATKARDWGLIWDVVPKAELLDTVMKVARQLASQATRGFGLTKRALLASAANGLDAQLDVEAACMTEAGKTADYAEGVRAFLEKRAPVYRGA